A genomic window from Microscilla marina ATCC 23134 includes:
- a CDS encoding GNAT family N-acetyltransferase, with protein sequence MSPIHITPCTLEQIQHVLEGVNAYNLQQVPALADLWTPLEFVATDNNGNTLGGVLGGVGYWNGLEIKVLWVSEDYRHQGIGGQLMAHIEQMAQAKGATLAMLDTFDFQAKDFYLKQGYNLVGTIDNFPKGHQRYYFSKSLG encoded by the coding sequence ATGAGCCCAATCCATATTACCCCCTGCACCCTCGAACAAATCCAACATGTGTTAGAGGGGGTGAATGCTTACAATTTGCAGCAAGTACCTGCCCTGGCTGATTTGTGGACTCCACTGGAATTTGTCGCTACAGACAACAACGGCAACACATTGGGAGGTGTTTTGGGTGGAGTTGGCTATTGGAACGGACTAGAGATAAAAGTGCTTTGGGTGTCAGAAGATTACCGTCACCAAGGCATTGGTGGTCAACTAATGGCCCATATAGAACAAATGGCTCAAGCTAAAGGAGCTACCCTGGCAATGCTCGATACTTTCGATTTTCAGGCAAAAGATTTTTATCTCAAGCAAGGTTACAATCTGGTAGGCACCATTGATAATTTCCCGAAAGGGCACCAAAGGTATTATTTCTCTAAAAGCCTTGGGTAG
- a CDS encoding sensor histidine kinase, translated as MFKFSNLRLQLQQGLVLQQKQIGNHAKTSMAQPTQSVMMICLYFAWPFQEVDFVWLLSIGISSTLIVITIFLYQKKLCQLQLRIKELRGGQQQQLRLAISQAQESERKRIAQNLHDELGIVLSTIKLYTDHLMDKSGLHSVASKINYLIDVANQNLKIIAYNLTPQHLERFGLLSALNELFDNIRDTHQLKIQFHYDDFERLNIEKELGLYRIIHELINNTIRHSKANNIQVVLAYKSGHLKLNYQDDGVGVDLETQKITRQSGMGLQNIIGRAKLMNAQVEFQSAVGLGFQASLQLEI; from the coding sequence ATGTTCAAGTTCTCTAACCTAAGACTGCAACTTCAACAAGGCTTAGTGCTACAACAAAAACAAATAGGCAACCATGCTAAAACAAGTATGGCGCAGCCCACACAAAGTGTCATGATGATTTGCCTTTACTTTGCCTGGCCATTTCAAGAGGTAGACTTTGTGTGGCTGCTAAGCATAGGAATTAGTAGCACCCTAATTGTAATTACTATTTTTTTGTATCAAAAGAAACTGTGCCAACTACAGCTTCGCATAAAAGAGCTTAGAGGGGGGCAACAGCAACAATTACGTTTGGCTATTAGTCAGGCACAAGAAAGCGAAAGAAAGCGTATTGCTCAAAATCTGCATGATGAATTGGGGATCGTATTATCTACGATCAAGTTGTATACCGATCATTTAATGGATAAATCAGGGCTTCATAGCGTAGCTAGTAAGATAAACTACCTGATAGATGTAGCAAATCAAAACCTAAAAATTATTGCGTATAACTTAACTCCTCAACATCTGGAAAGGTTTGGACTACTAAGCGCGCTTAATGAACTATTTGACAATATTCGCGATACTCACCAGTTAAAAATTCAATTCCACTACGATGATTTCGAGCGTTTAAACATTGAAAAAGAATTGGGATTATACCGTATTATTCATGAGTTGATCAATAACACAATTAGGCATTCAAAAGCCAACAATATTCAGGTTGTTCTTGCATATAAGTCAGGACATCTGAAGTTAAACTATCAAGATGATGGAGTAGGGGTTGATCTAGAAACTCAAAAAATAACCAGACAATCAGGCATGGGCTTGCAAAATATTATCGGTAGAGCCAAGTTGATGAACGCACAAGTTGAGTTTCAGTCTGCAGTTGGGTTGGGTTTTCAAGCATCACTACAATTAGAAATTTAA
- a CDS encoding response regulator transcription factor yields the protein MNPIKIGIVDDHRLFREGLIFVIEQNQDLKVILEAEQGQDLLDQLASTPKLPDIILMDIRMPVMDGLECTQLIKKQYPSIKIITVTTYDQVDYILYLLKLGVNGYLRKIVSGKEICHAIRATWEQEYYFDSFVTQIMLDGLKRKRNFVAKPKIDGQVNITPREQEVLELILKEYTTQEIADRLFVSIHTVETHRKKLFNKFGVKNVVGLVVRALQMRQFSVA from the coding sequence ATGAATCCTATTAAAATTGGCATTGTTGACGACCACCGTTTATTTAGAGAAGGATTGATTTTCGTAATTGAGCAAAATCAAGACTTGAAAGTTATTTTGGAAGCTGAGCAGGGACAAGACCTGCTCGACCAATTAGCCAGCACCCCAAAACTTCCAGATATTATTTTAATGGATATTAGAATGCCCGTGATGGATGGCTTGGAGTGCACTCAACTTATAAAAAAACAGTATCCTAGTATAAAAATCATCACAGTGACAACATACGACCAGGTAGATTATATTTTGTACCTTTTAAAATTAGGGGTAAATGGTTATTTACGTAAAATAGTTTCAGGTAAAGAAATATGCCATGCCATTCGGGCTACTTGGGAGCAAGAGTACTATTTTGATAGTTTTGTCACGCAAATTATGTTGGATGGTCTTAAAAGAAAAAGAAATTTTGTGGCCAAACCTAAAATAGACGGGCAAGTAAATATTACCCCCCGTGAACAAGAGGTCTTAGAGTTAATATTGAAAGAATACACTACTCAGGAAATTGCTGACAGGCTATTTGTAAGTATTCATACAGTAGAAACCCATCGTAAAAAACTATTCAACAAATTTGGAGTAAAAAATGTAGTGGGGTTGGTAGTCAGGGCATTGCAAATGAGGCAGTTTTCGGTGGCTTGA
- a CDS encoding phosphatidylinositol-specific phospholipase C domain-containing protein — protein MKYHDNIVYIPIAQNSGYTLKSGSYTVKSFSVSHGQDPNGETYAGLTKSFGSDGRLSFRVGRHGSSEVAHWFASNVPASHTTFNHTPDKLNFALIGTLKLTMTGGVFGQQENTFTFENIAIAQGHSGSSNNWWFGGSGCQYTGANTVSCIGFCDQSLKLSCHFSRGGNRENVVSTAPDGISSWLGNLNDSLHLDQITMPGSHDAGMSSLHHCNPALLADTYTRTQSLSVGGQMACGARYFDIRVDYDHHNLVTYHRNGSFGCNGQSLKDVLDETVSFLNAHRTETVILKFSHIRNHGDDHKSAETKAKIDGFLNNYNQAIYTNHRINVNLAKVSLGEVRGKMILVFDYPEYINPATGRFRYQDSDKVLPNLAVFDKYSNSATYNDMKVDQLKKWSQHAGPGQGIFFLLSWTLTSNHPPSTGSIKSLAKQANAGLPEVLKEQIVRQGWQRPNIVYVDFVNRITNQAIVSLNFNGNLPLK, from the coding sequence ATGAAATACCATGATAATATCGTTTACATTCCAATCGCCCAAAATAGTGGATATACCCTCAAAAGCGGTAGCTATACTGTCAAAAGTTTTTCGGTAAGCCACGGACAAGACCCCAACGGCGAAACCTACGCAGGTCTTACCAAGTCTTTTGGCAGTGATGGAAGGCTTTCTTTTCGGGTAGGGCGCCATGGCTCCAGCGAGGTAGCCCATTGGTTTGCAAGCAATGTACCTGCTTCGCATACTACTTTTAACCACACCCCAGACAAGTTAAACTTTGCCTTGATAGGTACCCTTAAGCTCACCATGACAGGAGGAGTATTTGGTCAACAAGAAAACACTTTTACTTTTGAGAACATTGCCATTGCCCAAGGGCATTCGGGAAGCTCGAATAACTGGTGGTTTGGAGGCTCAGGTTGCCAATATACTGGAGCCAATACCGTTAGTTGTATCGGTTTTTGCGACCAAAGCTTGAAGCTTTCTTGCCATTTCTCAAGAGGAGGCAATCGCGAAAATGTAGTAAGTACTGCTCCAGATGGCATATCTTCTTGGCTAGGCAACTTGAACGACTCGCTACACCTCGATCAAATTACGATGCCAGGTAGCCACGATGCGGGCATGTCGTCGTTGCACCATTGCAACCCTGCTCTTTTGGCCGATACATACACCCGTACCCAAAGCCTCTCGGTAGGGGGACAAATGGCCTGTGGTGCAAGGTACTTTGATATAAGGGTAGATTACGACCACCATAACTTGGTCACTTACCACCGCAACGGTAGCTTTGGTTGCAATGGTCAAAGCCTTAAGGATGTCTTAGACGAAACCGTGTCCTTTTTAAATGCCCACAGAACCGAAACAGTGATTCTTAAATTTTCTCACATCCGTAACCACGGTGATGACCATAAGTCGGCAGAAACCAAAGCCAAAATTGATGGGTTTCTTAACAATTATAACCAAGCTATTTATACCAACCATCGTATCAATGTAAACTTAGCTAAAGTATCTTTAGGAGAAGTCAGGGGCAAAATGATTTTAGTCTTTGACTATCCTGAATACATCAACCCTGCTACTGGGCGCTTCCGTTATCAAGACAGTGACAAGGTGCTGCCCAACCTTGCCGTGTTCGACAAATACTCAAACTCTGCCACATACAATGACATGAAAGTAGATCAGTTGAAAAAATGGAGCCAGCACGCAGGACCTGGTCAAGGAATATTCTTTTTATTATCTTGGACTTTGACTTCTAACCACCCCCCAAGTACCGGTAGCATTAAATCTTTGGCCAAGCAAGCCAATGCTGGTTTGCCCGAAGTACTCAAGGAACAGATAGTACGCCAAGGATGGCAACGCCCCAACATTGTCTATGTTGACTTTGTAAATCGTATAACCAACCAAGCCATCGTATCTCTTAATTTCAATGGAAACCTACCATTAAAATGA
- a CDS encoding helix-turn-helix domain-containing protein → MSEHFLVITLHTQIIDLDVPLREGNKSQRFNYFTLDEISSQNMRFREFTRTASFTNIDLETVKIIGTEMEKNGQLIVVLYKYKSRLTKVLSLQDGNPFFLGAIGNFLQALNLYLKQRQPLVCQAIVTVPVKGRDCKWIQHLEEVIADHICHESLSVETLATLACLSTRQLSRRIRSALGVSPRKFLREVQLQLAKRALESGEVESVFQVALGQGFEYASTFSKLFKQRFGKCPSKYLC, encoded by the coding sequence ATGTCAGAACACTTTTTAGTCATTACTCTACACACACAAATAATAGACTTGGATGTACCTCTTAGGGAGGGCAACAAATCTCAAAGATTCAACTACTTTACACTTGACGAAATATCCTCTCAAAATATGCGATTCAGGGAGTTTACCAGAACAGCAAGCTTTACCAATATTGATTTGGAAACGGTTAAGATCATAGGGACTGAGATGGAGAAAAATGGGCAACTCATTGTTGTACTTTACAAATATAAGTCAAGGCTAACCAAAGTCTTGTCATTGCAAGATGGCAACCCTTTTTTCTTAGGAGCAATAGGCAACTTTTTACAAGCTTTAAATCTTTATTTAAAGCAAAGGCAACCCCTTGTTTGCCAGGCTATAGTAACTGTACCAGTAAAAGGGCGAGACTGTAAGTGGATTCAACATTTAGAAGAGGTAATAGCTGACCATATATGTCATGAATCTCTATCGGTAGAAACGTTGGCAACCCTGGCTTGTTTAAGCACAAGGCAACTGAGCCGAAGAATTCGTTCAGCCTTGGGAGTCTCGCCACGCAAATTTCTCCGGGAAGTACAATTACAATTGGCTAAACGAGCATTGGAAAGTGGAGAGGTAGAGTCCGTTTTCCAGGTAGCTTTAGGGCAAGGGTTTGAGTATGCCAGTACTTTTTCTAAACTATTCAAACAGCGTTTTGGTAAATGTCCTAGCAAGTATCTTTGCTAA
- a CDS encoding tetratricopeptide repeat protein codes for MNTRTLITFLLTKLLYYGAFSQAQAQTPAIVDSLQKMLTTSINHQQRADTYNLLAAQYHRTDSLKVASFTAEALRWAKRDNYVRGICQAYYYQGYNYTRLGHFLQAEQVYNKMIPLAQAAKDYHSLHLAWKGLGINLAYQRKSRKSLECFKKSLSFAKQSDDKTLVANAYNNMGNNYKNLGNIKQALHCYQQSLDINKALDNMNEVGINYNNLALIYSRKGAYKKALAHYQSALRTFRQSDQLLRASHVLNNMGLIYLNQSNYLQAAYYFNESLQIRKSLDDAFSIAVSYTNLGLLETRLGRYPEAIGYHLKALKHSKKLNNQYRAASSYNNIGVIYQEQNNFGLARQYYFKALRIFTQLEQKLELVEAYRDIAATYDLESKSDSAQQYFKQAFEVAQQIGDQKSLGLVYKDLGIFYRKKKQCNQSQEYLHQAKAIFTSLKNYRHLSSSQIALGQTYYDCGEYQKAQHVLEKGLELAKKKGDIKANGYSILSATYAKLGDYQKAYENHLLFKATTDSLFNRKNTRKIAQLEERFKYKQQKDSLRQIQVQEKKQLQTQIIQQTLQNRLQQRTLWLVLGIALVLLGFTIYVYRSRQLKQKLNEQLQIKKAELEVKNETLEASKEEISVQRDMLEEKNNTLALHKERIEQSFRAARRIQKAFLPSKEYLQQCFNDCFILYLPKDVVSGDFYWASKISNIQILVVGDCTGHGVPGAFTTMICHKVLDQIVKVEKIIDPAVILSKMQVAFLQERTEGESSRIDTGLDVAILAIEHQQACSKVTFAGARHDLLYTLPKNEDVIRVPSVRQSIGGFRKQKKTFNNHTLSLPTGSTLYMGSDGLVDQNDGTPNKFGTSRLLDFLKHNQSFSLNRQKNKLTNALYDFMNQAEQRDDILWVGVKL; via the coding sequence ATGAACACACGAACACTTATCACATTCTTGTTGACTAAACTATTATATTATGGAGCATTTAGTCAAGCTCAGGCGCAAACCCCTGCCATTGTAGATTCTCTTCAAAAAATGCTTACTACAAGCATCAATCATCAACAACGCGCCGATACCTACAACCTACTAGCTGCACAATATCATCGTACCGACTCTCTCAAAGTAGCCAGCTTTACGGCTGAGGCCTTGCGTTGGGCCAAGCGTGACAACTATGTTCGGGGCATTTGTCAGGCTTATTACTATCAAGGGTACAACTACACCCGACTGGGTCATTTTCTCCAGGCCGAGCAGGTGTACAACAAAATGATTCCCCTGGCTCAGGCGGCAAAAGACTACCATTCTTTGCATCTTGCCTGGAAAGGTTTGGGGATAAATCTCGCCTACCAGCGGAAGTCCCGAAAATCGCTGGAATGTTTCAAGAAATCTCTTTCTTTTGCTAAGCAATCCGATGACAAAACCTTGGTAGCCAATGCTTACAATAATATGGGGAATAATTATAAAAACCTGGGGAATATTAAGCAAGCTTTGCATTGTTACCAACAATCTTTAGATATTAACAAGGCACTCGATAATATGAATGAGGTGGGTATTAATTATAATAACCTGGCCTTGATTTACTCTCGTAAAGGAGCATACAAAAAAGCCTTAGCCCATTACCAAAGTGCGTTGCGTACTTTTCGCCAATCTGATCAGTTGCTTCGGGCAAGCCACGTACTCAACAATATGGGCTTGATTTACCTCAATCAAAGCAATTACTTGCAGGCGGCCTACTATTTCAATGAGTCACTACAAATTCGGAAAAGCCTCGATGATGCCTTCAGTATTGCGGTGAGTTATACGAATTTAGGCTTATTAGAGACACGCTTAGGACGTTATCCTGAGGCAATAGGCTACCATCTGAAAGCCTTGAAGCATTCAAAAAAGTTGAATAATCAGTACCGGGCAGCTTCAAGTTATAACAACATAGGTGTGATATACCAAGAGCAAAATAACTTTGGGTTAGCCAGGCAATACTACTTCAAGGCTTTACGTATTTTCACCCAGTTGGAGCAAAAACTGGAGCTGGTAGAAGCCTATCGGGACATTGCTGCCACCTATGATTTAGAGAGTAAATCGGATAGTGCTCAACAGTATTTCAAACAAGCTTTTGAGGTAGCTCAGCAAATAGGAGATCAAAAATCTCTTGGGTTGGTTTACAAGGATTTAGGTATTTTTTATCGGAAAAAAAAGCAATGCAATCAATCACAAGAGTATCTGCACCAAGCCAAGGCTATTTTTACTTCACTAAAAAATTATCGCCATTTGTCTTCCAGCCAAATCGCTTTGGGTCAAACTTATTACGACTGTGGCGAGTACCAAAAAGCCCAACATGTATTAGAGAAAGGCCTTGAGCTTGCCAAAAAAAAAGGCGATATTAAAGCGAATGGCTACAGTATTTTATCAGCTACTTATGCTAAACTGGGCGATTACCAAAAAGCTTATGAAAACCATCTCCTCTTCAAAGCAACAACTGATAGCTTGTTTAACCGGAAGAACACCCGAAAAATAGCTCAGTTGGAAGAGCGATTTAAATATAAGCAGCAAAAAGATTCACTAAGACAAATTCAGGTTCAGGAAAAAAAACAACTCCAGACCCAAATTATTCAACAAACCTTGCAAAACCGTCTTCAGCAACGCACCTTGTGGTTGGTATTGGGGATTGCTCTAGTATTGTTGGGCTTTACTATTTATGTATACCGTAGTCGTCAACTAAAACAAAAGCTGAATGAACAACTCCAGATAAAAAAGGCCGAATTGGAAGTTAAGAATGAGACCCTTGAAGCCTCTAAAGAAGAAATTTCTGTGCAACGAGATATGTTAGAAGAAAAGAATAATACATTGGCTTTGCATAAGGAACGCATTGAACAAAGTTTTCGAGCAGCTCGTCGTATCCAAAAAGCTTTTTTACCCAGTAAAGAATACCTCCAGCAATGTTTTAATGACTGCTTTATTCTCTATTTGCCAAAAGACGTAGTATCAGGTGATTTTTACTGGGCTTCTAAGATCAGTAATATTCAAATATTGGTAGTGGGCGATTGTACTGGACATGGGGTGCCTGGTGCATTTACTACAATGATTTGCCACAAAGTGTTAGACCAAATAGTAAAGGTAGAGAAAATCATCGATCCTGCGGTTATTCTTAGTAAAATGCAGGTTGCTTTCCTTCAAGAACGAACGGAGGGTGAAAGTTCTAGGATAGATACTGGTTTGGATGTAGCAATATTAGCCATTGAGCACCAACAAGCGTGTTCCAAAGTAACATTTGCTGGCGCAAGGCACGACCTGTTGTATACACTTCCCAAAAACGAGGATGTAATTCGTGTTCCAAGTGTACGTCAGTCTATAGGAGGTTTTCGCAAGCAAAAAAAAACATTTAACAATCACACATTATCTCTTCCTACGGGTAGCACTTTATATATGGGGTCAGACGGTTTGGTTGATCAAAATGATGGCACCCCTAATAAATTTGGTACATCACGTTTGCTCGACTTTCTAAAACATAACCAAAGTTTTTCGCTTAATCGCCAAAAGAATAAATTAACAAATGCCTTATATGATTTTATGAATCAAGCTGAACAGCGTGATGATATTTTATGGGTAGGGGTTAAACTATAA
- a CDS encoding tetratricopeptide repeat protein: MNTRALITLLFTKLLCCGAFSQVQAQTPVIVDSLQKILTTSINHQQRADTYNLLAAQYQRTDSLKVASFTAEALRWAKRDNYVQGICQAYYYQGYNYTRLGHFLQAEQVYNKMIPLAQAAKDYHSLHLAWKGLGINLAYQRKSRKSLECFKKSLSFAKQSDDKTLVANAYNNMGNNYKNLGNIKQALHCYQHL, translated from the coding sequence ATGAACACACGAGCACTTATCACTCTCTTGTTTACTAAACTATTATGTTGTGGGGCATTTAGTCAAGTTCAAGCGCAAACCCCTGTCATTGTAGATTCTCTTCAAAAAATACTTACTACCAGTATCAACCATCAACAACGCGCCGATACCTACAACCTACTAGCTGCACAATATCAGCGTACCGACTCTCTCAAAGTAGCCAGCTTTACGGCTGAGGCCTTGCGTTGGGCCAAGCGTGACAACTATGTTCAGGGAATTTGTCAGGCTTATTATTATCAAGGGTACAACTACACCCGACTGGGTCATTTTCTCCAGGCCGAGCAGGTGTACAACAAAATGATTCCCCTGGCTCAGGCGGCAAAAGACTACCATTCTTTGCATCTTGCCTGGAAAGGTTTGGGGATAAATCTCGCCTACCAGCGGAAGTCCCGAAAATCGCTGGAATGTTTCAAGAAATCTCTTTCTTTTGCTAAGCAATCCGATGACAAAACCTTGGTAGCCAATGCTTACAATAATATGGGGAATAATTATAAAAACCTGGGGAATATTAAGCAAGCTTTGCATTGTTACCAACATCTTTAG